A section of the Streptomyces sp. NBC_00178 genome encodes:
- a CDS encoding DUF317 domain-containing protein, protein MTFASTSSGFSTAAESLKVRTWQLGPGQPTLVMDQFSAEDFHMVVDDRADVHVNSKDGRFYLGWFPLGRPGGDGEGWKIAVTGTTKVPGYSISFDAETPADIVAATVTRVLETALPR, encoded by the coding sequence GTGACCTTCGCATCCACGAGCTCCGGTTTCTCCACCGCCGCCGAGTCCCTGAAAGTGCGCACCTGGCAGCTTGGCCCGGGCCAGCCCACTCTCGTGATGGATCAGTTCTCTGCCGAGGATTTCCACATGGTTGTGGATGACCGCGCTGACGTCCACGTCAATTCGAAGGACGGCCGGTTCTACTTGGGCTGGTTTCCGCTCGGCCGCCCTGGGGGCGACGGCGAAGGCTGGAAGATCGCCGTCACCGGCACCACGAAGGTGCCTGGCTACAGCATCTCCTTCGACGCCGAGACGCCGGCCGACATCGTCGCCGCCACTGTGACGCGCGTGCTGGAAACCGCCCTTCCTCGGTAG
- a CDS encoding mobilization protein has product MIPRIHKQGSSTRGLLNYLYGKGTREEHVDPHLVASFDSMAPDPGRDPSATKEDLQRLLDQPLHLLDEGQRPDQHVWHCSVRAAGTDRILNDEEWGDIARRIVAATGIDPGGVDDAGCRWAAVRHADDHIHIIATLVREDGRRPNHHRSGQRAQAAARLIEADYDLHRVAPGDGTAPKRPTSAERHKAERQGHERTAREKLRETVRTASAGAASTDEFFDRLAADGLLIRKRIAPSGDLLGYKVALPDDRNKDDEPVFYAGSTLAPDLSLPRIRERWALHAEAVTEGEREPVQPALPPVTHPAFARRRAAAATWQALLIIDHGDDGMAAAQIAAAGEVLDALAKTSAVHTRAELRQAAFAFERASRSHIHAVRGHDHALRQAAHDLAHSGPALGRGEDGATTAMVIDMAIFLAITAANWHARKHHGQQAAAARQAAEHLRAAYQAAAAHPIAALRQRGQRLTPQIRQRHADLLHHALPELADRIQGEAGWPALSATLADARQAGHDPAALLAEVTRRRELDTADSISDVLVWRLRRSAHLPAAPESPPATTARNSRRASPSSPATPPAARAANHSSRRP; this is encoded by the coding sequence TTGATCCCCCGCATCCACAAGCAAGGCAGCAGCACTCGCGGGCTGCTCAATTACCTCTACGGCAAGGGCACCCGCGAGGAGCACGTCGACCCGCACCTGGTCGCTTCCTTCGACTCCATGGCACCCGACCCCGGCCGCGACCCCTCCGCAACGAAAGAGGATCTCCAGCGGCTTCTCGACCAGCCACTGCACCTGCTCGACGAAGGCCAACGACCCGACCAGCACGTGTGGCACTGCTCCGTACGCGCAGCAGGCACCGACCGCATTCTCAACGACGAGGAGTGGGGTGACATTGCCCGCCGCATCGTGGCCGCCACCGGCATCGACCCCGGAGGCGTGGACGACGCGGGGTGCCGGTGGGCCGCCGTCCGTCACGCCGACGACCACATCCACATCATCGCCACCCTCGTACGCGAGGACGGCCGCCGCCCCAACCACCACCGCTCCGGCCAACGCGCACAGGCCGCTGCCCGCCTCATCGAAGCCGACTACGACCTGCACCGTGTCGCCCCCGGCGACGGCACGGCGCCCAAGCGCCCCACCAGCGCCGAGCGCCACAAGGCCGAACGGCAAGGGCACGAGCGCACAGCGAGGGAGAAGCTACGCGAGACCGTACGCACTGCCTCGGCCGGCGCTGCCTCCACGGATGAGTTCTTCGACCGTCTGGCCGCCGACGGTCTGCTGATCCGTAAGCGGATCGCACCGTCGGGCGACCTGCTCGGCTACAAGGTCGCGCTGCCTGACGACCGCAACAAGGACGACGAGCCGGTCTTCTACGCCGGCTCCACACTCGCCCCAGACCTGTCCCTGCCTCGCATACGCGAACGCTGGGCCCTTCACGCGGAGGCGGTCACCGAGGGTGAGCGTGAGCCGGTGCAGCCCGCTCTGCCACCGGTGACTCATCCCGCGTTCGCTCGGCGCCGGGCTGCTGCTGCGACCTGGCAGGCTCTGCTGATCATTGATCACGGTGACGACGGCATGGCAGCAGCGCAGATCGCTGCGGCGGGAGAAGTCCTGGACGCACTCGCCAAGACCTCTGCCGTCCACACGCGTGCTGAACTCCGGCAGGCTGCCTTCGCGTTCGAGCGGGCCAGCCGCTCCCACATCCATGCCGTACGCGGGCATGACCACGCCCTGCGACAGGCCGCCCACGATCTCGCCCACAGCGGCCCCGCCCTCGGCCGCGGCGAAGACGGAGCCACCACGGCGATGGTCATCGACATGGCCATTTTTCTCGCCATCACCGCGGCCAACTGGCACGCCAGGAAGCACCACGGCCAGCAAGCCGCCGCGGCCCGGCAAGCCGCCGAGCACCTGCGCGCCGCCTACCAGGCTGCCGCAGCCCACCCCATCGCAGCCCTCCGCCAACGTGGCCAGCGTCTGACGCCGCAGATCCGGCAGCGGCACGCCGATCTCCTGCACCACGCGCTGCCGGAGCTCGCGGATCGAATCCAGGGCGAGGCCGGCTGGCCCGCCCTGTCCGCCACACTCGCCGACGCCCGGCAGGCAGGCCACGACCCGGCCGCGCTGCTCGCCGAAGTCACCCGACGTCGCGAGCTCGACACCGCTGACTCCATCAGCGACGTCCTCGTCTGGCGCCTGCGCCGAAGCGCCCATCTGCCTGCCGCGCCCGAAAGCCCTCCGGCGACGACCGCCCGAAACAGCCGCCGCGCCTCGCCGTCAAGCCCCGCCACACCACCGGCGGCCAGGGCAGCGAACCACTCCAGCCGTCGGCCCTGA
- a CDS encoding NUDIX hydrolase — protein sequence MTQSMAKVPSVAAAVIVQEGRVLMVRRRVGEGQLSWQFPAGKVEPGESREEAAVREAREETGLHVAAVKLLGERIHPMTGRLISYTACEVEGGVAHVTSTEEVAEVAWVTHGDIPQYVPYGLFEPVQEHLDAVLPS from the coding sequence ATGACACAGAGCATGGCGAAGGTACCGAGCGTCGCCGCAGCTGTAATCGTCCAAGAGGGACGAGTCCTCATGGTGCGCCGCCGGGTCGGGGAGGGCCAGCTCTCCTGGCAGTTCCCGGCCGGCAAGGTTGAGCCGGGTGAGTCGCGAGAGGAAGCCGCTGTGCGGGAGGCCCGTGAGGAGACAGGACTGCACGTGGCTGCGGTGAAGTTGCTTGGTGAGCGGATTCACCCCATGACGGGCCGACTGATCTCCTATACGGCCTGTGAAGTGGAGGGTGGAGTCGCCCACGTCACGTCCACCGAGGAGGTAGCTGAGGTGGCTTGGGTAACCCACGGAGACATCCCGCAGTACGTGCCTTACGGCCTGTTCGAGCCCGTGCAGGAACACCTTGATGCAGTCCTGCCTTCCTGA
- a CDS encoding helix-turn-helix domain-containing protein, translating into MAEQTGAEVAPARLYRPDEVAAVLGCSAWWVKDRARRRQIPFARVGRAYRFTAAHLAEIIRLHEERPTVAARPPSPDAPPVAPARRSSAPEPGAPSGRLRARPPRRSDRAAFDTAA; encoded by the coding sequence GTGGCTGAGCAAACAGGCGCCGAGGTCGCACCGGCCCGCCTCTACCGCCCCGACGAGGTTGCCGCCGTGCTCGGCTGCTCTGCCTGGTGGGTTAAGGACCGCGCCCGCCGTCGCCAGATCCCCTTCGCCCGAGTGGGTCGTGCCTACCGTTTCACCGCCGCCCATCTCGCCGAGATCATCCGTCTCCACGAGGAGCGACCGACCGTCGCTGCGCGGCCACCGTCCCCCGACGCCCCGCCTGTGGCCCCTGCCCGACGCTCCAGCGCACCCGAGCCGGGTGCACCCTCCGGCCGCCTGCGCGCCAGGCCGCCGCGCCGATCCGACCGAGCCGCATTCGACACCGCCGCGTAG
- a CDS encoding ATP-binding protein, with protein sequence MTTATTSREPQRISSLAARLDTILADRGIDATAAPAEAPSERVTALELAEARIPPRYRDALAGHEQVAAWVDEVALAARPGPSGTRGIALGPSLLIAGPTGTGKTHQAYGAVRSLLTAGVRLRWEAATTADLYARLRPHAGHDAERDLATLSTCPLLILDDLGAAKQSEWTEEITYRLINRRYTDLLPTLLTTNLPTAALRDAVGDRVASRLAEMTTTVVLTGADRRRQPRA encoded by the coding sequence GTGACCACAGCCACCACCAGCCGGGAGCCGCAGCGCATCAGCTCCCTGGCAGCCCGCCTCGACACGATCCTCGCCGACCGGGGCATCGACGCGACCGCCGCACCCGCCGAGGCGCCTTCGGAGCGGGTGACCGCACTGGAACTGGCCGAGGCACGCATCCCACCTCGCTACCGCGACGCCCTCGCTGGTCACGAGCAGGTTGCCGCCTGGGTTGACGAAGTGGCCCTCGCCGCACGGCCCGGCCCGAGCGGCACCCGGGGCATCGCGCTCGGACCGTCCCTGCTGATCGCCGGCCCCACCGGCACCGGCAAGACGCACCAGGCGTACGGCGCGGTGCGGTCGCTGCTGACCGCCGGTGTGCGCCTGCGGTGGGAAGCCGCCACTACGGCCGACCTGTACGCCCGCCTGCGCCCACACGCCGGCCACGACGCCGAGCGAGACCTCGCCACTCTCAGCACCTGCCCGCTGTTGATCCTGGACGACCTCGGCGCGGCCAAGCAGTCGGAGTGGACCGAGGAGATCACGTACCGGCTGATCAACCGCCGCTACACCGACCTGCTCCCCACGCTCCTCACGACCAATCTGCCGACCGCCGCGCTGCGCGATGCCGTCGGCGACCGCGTCGCCTCCCGTCTCGCCGAGATGACCACCACCGTCGTCCTCACCGGCGCAGACCGCAGGCGCCAGCCCCGCGCCTGA
- a CDS encoding helix-turn-helix domain-containing protein: MPEIPLGIGPAGVLTAQAITRSRAARGFAQRQLAERVTALGRPMTITMLSRIECRQRRCDVDDLVAIAAALDVSPLTLLAETS, encoded by the coding sequence ATGCCTGAAATCCCCCTGGGAATTGGTCCGGCCGGCGTGCTGACCGCCCAAGCCATAACCCGTTCCCGCGCAGCGCGCGGATTCGCTCAGCGCCAGCTGGCCGAACGGGTGACTGCGCTCGGCCGTCCCATGACCATCACGATGCTGTCCCGCATCGAATGCCGGCAGCGCCGCTGCGACGTCGACGACCTCGTCGCCATCGCAGCCGCCCTCGATGTCTCGCCGCTCACGCTGCTCGCCGAGACGAGTTAG
- a CDS encoding ATP-binding protein, protein MALHGTEADLLDDARLIGSELATNAFASGNPPLVLCVDVRSSAVDGLEVEITVTDGGCPDLAPTSPPGPQEEAESGRGLVIVDALADAWSLSIGAHGTRAWCRLKRLASPSPPGTH, encoded by the coding sequence GTGGCACTCCACGGCACCGAGGCTGATCTCCTCGACGACGCCCGACTCATCGGGTCGGAACTCGCAACGAACGCCTTCGCCTCGGGAAACCCACCCCTGGTCCTGTGCGTAGACGTCAGGAGCTCGGCCGTCGACGGCCTGGAGGTCGAGATCACCGTCACCGACGGAGGCTGCCCTGACCTGGCACCTACGTCTCCCCCGGGTCCCCAGGAGGAAGCCGAATCGGGACGAGGCTTGGTCATCGTCGACGCACTGGCCGATGCCTGGTCCTTGAGTATTGGTGCCCACGGAACCCGTGCCTGGTGCCGGCTGAAGCGCCTGGCCAGCCCGTCGCCTCCCGGTACGCACTGA
- a CDS encoding FAD-dependent oxidoreductase encodes MTAGERVVVVGAGVAGLTSAVVLAEAGVSVHVIAEQVPGVTSLAAGAMWGPYLVEPKDEVDRWGQRSLEVFRELSQDQATGVRLTSGIEASRTAEAPPDWATTLPGFRPCESTELPHGFTAGYRFTVPLIDMPAYLDYLLRRLRAGGGTVEQRRLTSLADVGPAPLIVNCAGLGARDLAVDSDLRPIRGQHVVVANPGLTEFFSEDTGTSPDLLCFYPHGETVVLGGTAIDDEGDLAPDDTAAARILARCAEVEPRLGHARVLEQRIGARPTRSMVRVEAERQDGVLVVHNYGHGGAGVTLSWGCAEATRKLLSLS; translated from the coding sequence ATGACCGCAGGGGAGCGCGTTGTCGTTGTCGGCGCTGGGGTGGCAGGGCTGACCTCCGCCGTTGTTCTCGCCGAGGCCGGGGTATCGGTGCACGTGATCGCCGAGCAGGTGCCCGGTGTCACCTCGCTGGCCGCCGGCGCGATGTGGGGCCCATACCTGGTCGAGCCGAAGGACGAGGTCGACCGGTGGGGACAGCGGTCCCTGGAAGTCTTCCGGGAGCTGTCCCAGGACCAGGCCACAGGCGTCCGGCTCACCAGCGGCATCGAGGCATCCCGTACTGCCGAGGCCCCACCGGACTGGGCAACCACATTGCCCGGGTTCCGACCGTGCGAGTCGACCGAACTGCCGCACGGGTTCACGGCCGGTTACCGGTTCACGGTGCCGTTGATCGACATGCCCGCCTATCTCGACTATCTCCTGCGCCGGCTGCGAGCGGGCGGTGGAACGGTCGAGCAGCGACGTCTGACCTCGCTCGCGGACGTCGGCCCGGCCCCTCTGATCGTCAATTGCGCGGGCTTGGGCGCCCGTGACCTGGCCGTGGATTCAGACCTGCGGCCGATTCGTGGCCAGCACGTAGTCGTCGCCAACCCGGGGCTGACCGAGTTCTTCTCCGAGGACACCGGCACTTCGCCGGATCTGCTGTGCTTCTATCCGCATGGAGAGACCGTCGTCCTGGGCGGCACGGCCATCGACGACGAAGGCGACCTTGCCCCAGACGACACAGCGGCGGCCCGCATCCTCGCCCGGTGCGCCGAGGTCGAACCCCGCCTCGGCCATGCCCGCGTTCTGGAGCAGCGGATCGGCGCTCGGCCGACCCGTTCCATGGTCCGCGTGGAGGCGGAGCGGCAGGACGGAGTCCTGGTCGTGCACAACTACGGGCATGGAGGCGCCGGCGTCACGCTGTCGTGGGGGTGCGCCGAGGCGACTCGGAAGCTCCTTTCCCTCAGCTGA
- a CDS encoding nucleotidyltransferase domain-containing protein, which produces MDAIAAARAVVEEDHPDAQAAFLGGSVVTARRTPMSDLDIVVILHGSPAPYRASFRSGEWLVEMFVHTEATWHSYVDREVRKRRSPLLWMCSDGLLLFDTDGVGARIATEARALTSVGPPKMSADEIDDCRYAITDLLDDLAGSPDQSERLFIATELVRRAGELALNVSGSWCGGGKWLARRLKTAAPGLSERLHDGLRDVLAGRIETLVAAVDEVLNQAGGRLWVGYKRGGTL; this is translated from the coding sequence ATGGATGCGATCGCCGCCGCGCGTGCCGTTGTAGAGGAAGACCACCCCGACGCTCAGGCTGCGTTCCTGGGCGGCAGCGTTGTGACGGCCCGCCGCACGCCGATGTCGGACCTCGACATCGTGGTGATCCTCCACGGATCCCCGGCCCCATACCGGGCAAGCTTCCGGAGCGGTGAGTGGCTGGTGGAGATGTTCGTGCACACCGAAGCGACGTGGCACTCGTACGTCGACCGGGAAGTGCGCAAGCGCCGGTCGCCGCTGCTCTGGATGTGTTCCGACGGGCTGTTGCTCTTCGACACCGATGGGGTCGGGGCGCGCATCGCCACTGAGGCTAGGGCGCTGACCTCTGTGGGACCGCCCAAGATGTCGGCTGACGAGATCGATGACTGCCGCTACGCGATCACCGACCTCCTCGACGACCTCGCCGGGAGCCCGGACCAGAGCGAACGGCTGTTCATCGCCACCGAACTGGTGCGACGGGCTGGCGAACTGGCTCTGAACGTCAGCGGGTCGTGGTGCGGAGGCGGGAAGTGGCTGGCCCGCCGTCTCAAGACGGCGGCGCCGGGACTCAGCGAGCGCCTGCACGATGGCCTACGTGACGTCTTGGCAGGGCGGATTGAGACTCTTGTGGCCGCCGTGGACGAGGTACTGAATCAGGCTGGCGGACGACTCTGGGTCGGCTACAAGCGTGGTGGAACTCTGTGA
- a CDS encoding plasmid mobilization relaxosome protein MobC has translation MSVAGFLAHSALAAARDQTRTAAAIAADQDILTELFATGRKLGWAGSNLNQMTKALNSGGDIARIEETLAAVRHAATATRAAVERINNR, from the coding sequence ATGAGCGTCGCCGGGTTCCTCGCCCACTCTGCCTTGGCCGCCGCCCGCGACCAGACCCGCACCGCCGCAGCCATCGCCGCCGACCAGGACATCCTCACCGAGCTCTTCGCCACCGGACGCAAGCTCGGCTGGGCCGGCAGCAACCTCAACCAGATGACCAAGGCCCTCAACTCCGGCGGCGATATCGCCCGCATTGAGGAAACCCTCGCCGCCGTCCGCCACGCGGCCACCGCGACCAGGGCGGCCGTCGAGCGGATCAACAACCGGTAG
- a CDS encoding LacI family DNA-binding transcriptional regulator, giving the protein MGFAEKRGNYWRARYKTAPGKHLTVVDEQGKTIKFATKGEAQRSASEAENKYRRGDWRDPALGQETFGEYASRWYEAQDLAASTMQNYKRHIEEHLLPDFEDHALAGILRSDVDRWEKKERALYAASSVKTWRSTFHLIFEDAIDEGLITSNPATRRRGRGKRAGRSRDRGPEKVVTDPLGVLLTAERAALLSGRDDEFVAVVLKGYTGMRWGEVVGLETEFVRAGSVRVEWQLYELDSGEMVRCPPKDDSYRTLDSMDWLSALVANHVARTKPTPCPCHGRTYVFRGQGAARTGGHQGAKLVDVARRAEVSTGTVSNVLNHPDRVAEATRMRVERAVSDLGFVRGGVVAEHAAHWRRNGFGTWLFTPAVSGWYPKKAPQEARPVPLLGEPWPGVPVRGRGAGNRADACWLPIAKGLTPHGLRHTHRTVMEDLGTEKVLMDQRMGHIDGSVSARYAHVTPGMRKRLMAGMTEQWEAALDSRLAMCPTSPVPGLNGLLRVRQ; this is encoded by the coding sequence TTGGGTTTCGCGGAGAAGCGCGGAAACTACTGGCGTGCCCGCTACAAGACCGCTCCCGGCAAGCACCTCACGGTCGTCGACGAGCAAGGCAAGACGATCAAGTTCGCCACCAAGGGCGAGGCCCAACGCTCGGCGAGCGAGGCCGAGAACAAGTACCGACGTGGCGACTGGCGCGACCCCGCCCTGGGGCAGGAGACGTTCGGCGAGTACGCGAGTCGCTGGTACGAGGCCCAGGATCTGGCAGCCTCGACCATGCAGAACTACAAGCGCCACATCGAGGAGCACCTCCTCCCCGACTTCGAGGACCATGCGCTCGCCGGCATCTTGCGCTCGGACGTCGACCGGTGGGAGAAGAAGGAAAGGGCCCTGTACGCGGCCTCCAGCGTGAAGACCTGGCGCTCCACGTTCCACCTGATCTTCGAGGACGCGATCGACGAAGGTCTGATCACGTCGAACCCGGCGACCAGGCGACGCGGGCGGGGCAAGCGCGCGGGCCGCTCTCGTGACAGAGGCCCGGAGAAGGTCGTCACCGATCCGCTCGGCGTCCTGCTCACCGCCGAACGGGCAGCCCTGCTGTCCGGCCGCGACGACGAGTTCGTCGCCGTGGTGCTCAAGGGATACACCGGCATGCGCTGGGGCGAAGTCGTCGGCCTGGAGACCGAGTTCGTTCGCGCCGGATCCGTCCGTGTCGAGTGGCAGCTCTACGAGCTCGACTCGGGTGAGATGGTGCGCTGCCCGCCCAAGGATGACAGCTATCGCACCCTCGACTCGATGGACTGGCTGTCCGCCCTGGTCGCCAACCACGTCGCCCGCACGAAGCCGACGCCCTGCCCCTGCCACGGCAGGACCTACGTCTTCCGTGGCCAGGGCGCGGCTCGTACCGGAGGGCACCAGGGCGCGAAACTTGTCGACGTCGCACGCCGGGCCGAGGTCTCCACTGGGACGGTGTCCAACGTCCTCAACCACCCTGATCGCGTCGCCGAGGCCACCCGAATGCGGGTGGAGAGGGCCGTCAGCGACCTCGGGTTCGTGCGTGGCGGAGTTGTGGCGGAACATGCGGCGCACTGGCGCAGAAACGGCTTCGGGACCTGGCTGTTCACCCCGGCAGTATCAGGTTGGTACCCGAAGAAGGCCCCGCAGGAGGCGCGCCCCGTGCCTCTGCTCGGCGAGCCGTGGCCCGGCGTCCCCGTACGGGGACGTGGCGCCGGCAACCGGGCCGACGCCTGCTGGCTCCCGATCGCGAAGGGCCTCACACCCCACGGACTGCGCCACACCCACAGGACCGTGATGGAGGACCTCGGCACCGAGAAGGTCCTGATGGACCAGCGCATGGGCCACATTGACGGCTCTGTGTCGGCGCGTTATGCCCACGTTACGCCGGGCATGCGCAAGCGGCTTATGGCCGGGATGACAGAGCAGTGGGAGGCAGCTCTCGACTCGCGGCTGGCCATGTGTCCTACGTCGCCTGTGCCCGGGCTCAACGGCCTCCTGCGCGTACGCCAGTAG
- a CDS encoding DUF317 domain-containing protein, with translation MSVAPHPALGGALYPNPQLNPSTPNQGALPAYWVGPRHLAGDDGCLYDVVADTLAGFGWTSLTTVRGRRELEESREDRQVLRSTVLHISPDARRWAQWTLSDEPFHLGGLPIAWQISARSDASRSLADWSAYFTSGIPGEAIADFLLALDVCGEPTDAAAGPETVLDAASVHGWLRDADQPHAAAMHPTFTARLGLGELPPLIQDADPCALIVEGDVPGVAGWQAWAELGAGAPCLWAASFSSSVPHGLVAAFASSLSSTAPVLRRVLPESSRDRLLCAPAC, from the coding sequence ATGTCAGTAGCCCCGCACCCAGCCCTTGGAGGCGCCCTGTATCCCAACCCTCAGCTCAACCCGTCCACCCCGAACCAGGGCGCACTGCCTGCGTACTGGGTCGGCCCCCGGCACCTGGCCGGCGACGACGGATGTCTCTACGACGTCGTCGCGGACACTCTCGCCGGCTTCGGCTGGACAAGCCTGACAACCGTCCGCGGGCGACGTGAGCTCGAGGAGTCGCGGGAGGACCGCCAGGTCCTGCGCAGCACCGTCCTGCACATCAGTCCCGACGCCCGTCGGTGGGCTCAGTGGACGCTGTCGGACGAACCGTTTCACCTCGGTGGGCTGCCGATCGCGTGGCAGATCTCTGCCCGCTCGGATGCGAGCAGGTCGCTCGCGGACTGGTCCGCCTACTTCACCTCCGGCATCCCCGGCGAGGCCATCGCCGACTTCCTTCTCGCGCTCGATGTATGCGGTGAGCCGACCGACGCGGCCGCCGGCCCCGAGACCGTTCTCGATGCGGCGTCCGTGCATGGTTGGCTCCGCGACGCCGACCAACCGCATGCGGCGGCGATGCATCCCACCTTCACCGCACGCCTCGGCCTTGGGGAGCTGCCACCGCTCATCCAGGATGCCGATCCCTGTGCCCTGATCGTTGAGGGCGATGTGCCGGGGGTGGCGGGTTGGCAGGCGTGGGCCGAGCTCGGCGCGGGTGCTCCGTGCTTGTGGGCTGCGTCGTTCAGTTCCAGCGTGCCGCACGGCCTCGTTGCCGCGTTCGCCTCATCGCTCAGCTCCACCGCACCGGTTCTACGCCGGGTGTTGCCGGAGAGCTCACGGGACCGGCTCCTGTGTGCCCCTGCCTGCTGA
- a CDS encoding carph-isopro domain-containing protein has translation MGQQAGGPNAELSRCLDELGWSPKALARKLNRVFGAGTVAESAPYHWRDGGSLPRSPLPMMAAYVLSQELGRAVSVAELWQGRAGDSSALVPADTDLARPWTVQGMEAIVEDWVMGGLVDRRRFLAISGAGLLAIVAQYLDGTAGRGQYTSRMAPPPGADPLVDQVEQHLPMLQLLDDEHGGARHLPYVGAQFRAVGLLIHEGGHPPAVASRLIRALAEIGQLAGWMAFDAADHGLAQRYFATALRAAHQVNDLPLCAHILGDLSFQAASRGHPADAIALGEAARRASEAAPPAARASVLSRLAYAYAAAGRDNDFAHTRSSARELIASRDGSREEPRWMYFLTDNHLDCQAGYGFVQMGRARQKEDGGTKGRRFLAQGTEMLRSGAYDVPRGDPSQRRAMFEGAWLALGHSAYGDLEAACEIGQIAADRLDAVRSPRSAALLHQLAADLRRRQRNPHVRSFLPVLEDALARHAPSTPPGR, from the coding sequence GTGGGGCAACAAGCAGGGGGACCCAACGCCGAGCTGTCGCGGTGCCTCGACGAACTCGGATGGAGTCCCAAGGCGCTCGCGCGAAAGCTCAACAGGGTGTTCGGAGCGGGTACCGTCGCCGAGTCCGCGCCGTACCACTGGAGGGACGGCGGCTCGCTGCCGCGTTCGCCGTTACCGATGATGGCTGCCTATGTGCTCTCCCAGGAACTGGGTAGAGCTGTCTCCGTAGCCGAACTGTGGCAAGGCCGCGCGGGCGACTCCTCGGCGCTCGTCCCGGCGGACACGGATCTCGCACGGCCCTGGACCGTGCAGGGCATGGAGGCGATCGTGGAGGACTGGGTGATGGGAGGGCTTGTCGACCGACGCCGATTCCTCGCGATCTCAGGCGCGGGGCTTCTGGCGATCGTCGCCCAGTACCTCGACGGAACCGCAGGGCGAGGCCAGTACACGTCCCGGATGGCCCCGCCGCCCGGCGCTGATCCGCTCGTCGACCAGGTCGAGCAGCACCTGCCCATGCTCCAGCTGCTTGACGACGAACACGGAGGCGCGAGGCATCTCCCCTACGTCGGTGCCCAGTTCCGCGCTGTGGGGCTACTGATTCACGAGGGCGGGCATCCGCCCGCTGTGGCGAGCAGGCTCATCCGCGCGCTGGCGGAAATCGGGCAGCTCGCCGGCTGGATGGCCTTCGACGCGGCAGATCACGGTCTGGCCCAGCGCTACTTCGCCACTGCGCTGCGAGCCGCACATCAGGTCAACGACCTGCCCCTGTGCGCGCACATTCTTGGCGACCTCTCCTTCCAGGCGGCGAGCCGGGGACATCCGGCGGATGCCATCGCCCTCGGAGAGGCAGCCCGCCGCGCCAGCGAAGCCGCCCCGCCTGCCGCCCGGGCATCCGTCCTTTCCCGCCTCGCCTACGCGTATGCGGCCGCCGGCCGTGACAACGACTTCGCCCACACCCGCAGCTCTGCCCGAGAACTGATCGCGAGTCGAGACGGCAGCCGGGAGGAGCCCCGCTGGATGTACTTCCTCACCGACAACCACCTCGACTGCCAAGCCGGCTATGGCTTCGTTCAGATGGGGCGCGCCCGGCAGAAGGAGGACGGCGGCACCAAGGGCCGTCGCTTTCTCGCTCAAGGGACCGAGATGCTCCGTTCCGGGGCGTACGACGTTCCGCGTGGCGACCCCAGCCAGCGCAGGGCCATGTTCGAAGGAGCCTGGCTGGCCTTGGGACACAGCGCCTACGGAGACCTGGAGGCGGCCTGCGAGATCGGCCAGATCGCGGCTGACCGCCTTGACGCCGTACGTTCACCTAGGAGCGCGGCGCTGCTCCACCAGCTTGCGGCGGACCTACGCCGCCGCCAGCGAAACCCGCACGTCCGCAGCTTCCTGCCGGTCCTCGAAGACGCACTCGCCCGACATGCTCCGTCGACGCCACCCGGCCGTTAG